The Sagittula stellata E-37 sequence GGCCACAAGGATGCGCCGCAGGGCAAGAATGCGCGCGGTGGCGCGCCCAGCAAGGCGGAGCTTCTGGCGCGCATGAAGGCCGCGCAGAAGGCCGAGACGCAGAAAGACGGCTGACGCCGGGCAGGGGGCGGCAACGTTCTGGCAAGCCTCTGGCGGGCAGGTCGTGAAGGTATCGCCCGCCCGGCACGTATGCGGCAATCCGTGAAACGTCGCTCTCCCCGATCCATCCGGTGTCGTTATGCGACGGGAGGATGATCGGGGCGCCGCCATGTCGTCTCATCGTTCACTTTGGCTGGAAAACCCGGCTTGCGGAAACGGGCGGGCAAGGTCACAGTGAGCGCCACACACCTTGCGCCGGCCCGGATCGCTTGAAATCCGGGGTCAAGCGGCACATGTAGTGTATTCTGACCGGAGACGGCGCAAGTTGCCGCGATGCGGGGCTCTGCCGTCTTGCCAAGAACCAGGAAAACGCGAGCATGAAACAGCCACTCAATCCATCCTATCCGGTGCTGCCGCTGCGCGACATCGTCGTGTTCCCGCACATGATCGTGCCCCTCTTCGTGGGCCGCGAAAAGTCTGTGCGTGCACTGGAAGAGGTGATGAACGACGACAAGCAGATCCTGCTTGCCAGCCAGGTCGATCCCGCGATCGACGATCCGGAGACCTCCGGCATCTACAAGGCGGGCGTGCTGGCGAATGTCCTGCAACTGCTCAAGCTGCCCGACGGCACCGTGAAGGTGCTGGTCGAGGGCCAGAGCCGCGTGCGCATCGTCGAGTACCTCGACAACGACAACTTCTTCGAGGCGAAGGCCGAGTACCTGACCGAGATGCCCGGCGACCCCGCCGCGATCGAGGCCCTGACCCACACCGTGGCGGAGGAGTTCGAGCGCTACACCAAGGTCAAGAAGAACATCCCCGAAGAGGCGCTGGCCGCCGTCAGCGAAGCGACCGAGCCGGCGCAACTGGCCGATCTCGTGGCCGGTCACCTCGGCGTCGAAGTGGGCCAGAAGCAGGAACTGCTTGAGACGCTCTCGATCAGCGAGCGGCTGGAGAAGGTCTATGGCCTGATGCAGGGGGAGATGTCCGTCCTGCAGGTCGAGAAGAAGATCAAGACCCGCGTCAAGAGCCAGATGGAGAAGACCCAGCGCGAGTACTATCTGAACGAGCAAATGAAAGCCATTCAGAAGGAACTCGGCGACGGCGAGGATGGCGAGGGCGAAATCGCCGAACTCGAAGAGAAGATCGAGAAGACCAAGCTGTCGAAGGAAGCCCGGGAAAAGGCCGATGCGGAGCTCAAGAAGCTGCGCAACATGTCGCCCATGTCCGCCGAGGCAACCGTCGTGCGCAACTACCTCGACTGGATGTTGTCCATCCCGTGGGGCACGAAGTCGCGCGTGAAGAAGGACCTGAACAAGGCGCAGGACATCCTCGACCAAGACCACTATTCGCTTGAGAAGGTGAAGGAGCGGATCGTCGAGTACCTCGCCGTGCAGGCGCGCAGCCAGAAGCTGAAAGGCCCGATCCTCTGCCTCGTCGGCCCTCCGGGTGTCGGCAAGACGTCTCTGGGCAAGTCGGTCGCGAAGGCCACGGGCCGCGAGTTCATCCGCATTTCGCTGGGCGGCGTGCGCGATGAATCCGAGATCCGCGGCCACCGCCGGACCTACATCGGCTCCATGCCCGGCAAGATCATCCAGGCGCTGAAGAAGGCGAAGACCACGAACCCGCTCATCCTGCTCGACGAGATCGACAAGATGGGGCAGGACTTCCGTGGCGATCCGGCTTCGGCCATGCTGGAGGTGCTGGACCCCGAACAGAACGCGACCTTCGTGGACCACTATCTCGAAGTGGAATACGACCTGTCGAACGTGATGTTCGTGACCACCGCCAACAGCTACAACATGCCCGGGCCGCTGCTCGACCGGATGGAGATCATCTCGCTGTCGGGCTACACCGAGGACGAGAAGCTTGAGATCGCCAAGCGGCACCTGCTGGACAAGGTGACCAAGAACCACGGTCTGAAGAAGACCGAGTTCGTGGTCGAGGACAGCGCGCTGACCGACATCATCCGCTACTACACGCGGGAGGCCGGCGTCCGGAACCTTGAACGCGAGGTGGCCAAGCTTGCCCGCAAGGCGGTGACGAAGATCGTCAAGAAGGAAGCGGAGAAGGTGGTCGTTTCGGCGGACAACCTCGACGAGTTCCTTGGCGTCCGGAAGCACCGTTACGGGCTGGCGGAGGAAGAGAATCAGATCGGTGTCGTCACCGGGCTGGCCTGGACCTCTGTCGGCGGCGACCTCCTGCACATCGAGGCGCTGAAGCTGCCGGGCAAGGGCCGGATGAAGACCACCGGCAAGCTGGGCGATGTGATGAAGGAGTCGATCGATGCGGCTTCGAGCTACGTGCGGTCCATTTCGCCGCAGATCGGGGTGAAGCCGCCGAAGTTCGACAAGATCGACATCCACGTGCACGTGCCGGATGGCGCAACGCCGAAGGACGGTCCCTCTGCCGGTCTGGCGATGGTGACATCCATCGTGTCGGTTCTGACGCAGATCCCGGTCCGCAAGGACGTGGCGATGACGGGCGAGGTTTCCCTGCGCGGCAACGCCATGCCCATCGGCGGCCTGAAGGAGAAACTGCTCGCGGCCCTGCGCGGTGGCATCAAGACGGTGTTCATCCCGGAGGAAAACGAGAAGGATCTGGCGGAAATCCCGGACAACGTGAAGCAGGGGCTGCAGATCATCCCCGTCAAACACGTCTCCGAGGTGCTGAGCCAGGCGCTTGTGTCGAAGCCGGAGCCCATCGAATGGGACGAGGCGGCGGAAGAAGCGGCGGCGGCAGCCAAGGCAAAGTCCGAGGACACCGTATCCAGCCCGGTGGCGCACTGAGCGTCCGTCCAGCCGGTTGAAACAGGAAAGCCCCGACCGCGTGTCGGGGCTTTTTGCTGTCCGGCTTTGCGTTTGGCGTCAGTGCGGTGTTACCCGTGCGCCGGGCGCAACAGGTGGCAAGGGCCGGGCGCACCGGCGCGGCTGCGGACACGGACAATGGGCTGATGAGGCGGCGGTCAGTTCCCGACGGCGACGCCGAAGACGACCAGCGCGGCGATCCCGAGGACCAGCCCCGCGGAGGGCATGCTGCTGGCCGCCGCGTCGTCCGCGACGATCACGGGCGGCATCAGCGGCGGATCGGCGGGAGCATCGTAACTGCCGGCCTGCGCGGCACTGGCGGCGATGAGAAGGGCGAAGGCGGCAGCATACCTTTTCATGTTCGTTCTCCAGACAAAGTTGCCCTGTCAAACTGGCTGCCGGACGACGCATGAGTCAAGCGAACGCTGGTTTTTTGCGGTGTTTTGCGATATGGTCGCCGGACAGAAACCGAGCAGCCGCACCCGATTGCGGCGCCGCACACCGAGCAGAGACAGGTATCATGAGCAGAGCAACAGCGCCGGCCACCGGTCGATCCACGTCCGTATCCAAAGCGTCCGCCACCGCGAAGGCGCGCAAGAAAGTGCCTGCCGACAAGACCATCCTGAGCACGGACGAGGACGTCCTGCACGCCGATACGCCGGAAGAGACGTCCTCCGCCTCTGTCCCGAAGGCGCCCGCCGAGGCGGTGCCGGTCGCGGTGGAAGATCTCCCTATCGTGCCCCAGCCGGAATTGCGCAAGAAGGAGCTGGTCGACCTGGCCGTGGAACGCTCCGGCATCAAGAAACGCGACGCCAAGCCGGCGATCGAAGCGGCGCTTGCCGTCCTGGGGGAGGCGCTGTCGGAAGGCCGCGAACTGAACCTTGCGCCGTTCGGCAAAATGAAGGTCACACGGATGAAAAAGGCGGGCAACGGGCAGATCATAAACGCCCGTGTGCGCCAGCCCGACGACGACAAAATTAACGCGCCGGACCCTCTTGCACAGGCTGCGGAGTGACGCTAAAAGCCCCGCTACCGGGTGATTAGCTCAGTGGTAGAGCGCTTCGTTCACATCGAAGATGTCAGGAGTTCAAATCTCTTATCACCCACCAGATTTCCAGGCGCGTCCCTTGCGGGCGCGCTTTTTCTTTTGCGCAGCAGGGCTAAGGGCGGGCTTGCCTGTTCTCGGCGCGCGGCCATCTTGCCGCTGACCCGCAACGCACGGGTTCGGTGGGGCGGCTCCGGTTTTCGCGTGTAGGCGGCCGGGCAAAAAGGAGCGACAGAAGCTCTTGCGCTGGCGCCCCGCTTTGTCTATCTCGACGCGGCGCGGGTGATTAGCTC is a genomic window containing:
- the lon gene encoding endopeptidase La; protein product: MKQPLNPSYPVLPLRDIVVFPHMIVPLFVGREKSVRALEEVMNDDKQILLASQVDPAIDDPETSGIYKAGVLANVLQLLKLPDGTVKVLVEGQSRVRIVEYLDNDNFFEAKAEYLTEMPGDPAAIEALTHTVAEEFERYTKVKKNIPEEALAAVSEATEPAQLADLVAGHLGVEVGQKQELLETLSISERLEKVYGLMQGEMSVLQVEKKIKTRVKSQMEKTQREYYLNEQMKAIQKELGDGEDGEGEIAELEEKIEKTKLSKEAREKADAELKKLRNMSPMSAEATVVRNYLDWMLSIPWGTKSRVKKDLNKAQDILDQDHYSLEKVKERIVEYLAVQARSQKLKGPILCLVGPPGVGKTSLGKSVAKATGREFIRISLGGVRDESEIRGHRRTYIGSMPGKIIQALKKAKTTNPLILLDEIDKMGQDFRGDPASAMLEVLDPEQNATFVDHYLEVEYDLSNVMFVTTANSYNMPGPLLDRMEIISLSGYTEDEKLEIAKRHLLDKVTKNHGLKKTEFVVEDSALTDIIRYYTREAGVRNLEREVAKLARKAVTKIVKKEAEKVVVSADNLDEFLGVRKHRYGLAEEENQIGVVTGLAWTSVGGDLLHIEALKLPGKGRMKTTGKLGDVMKESIDAASSYVRSISPQIGVKPPKFDKIDIHVHVPDGATPKDGPSAGLAMVTSIVSVLTQIPVRKDVAMTGEVSLRGNAMPIGGLKEKLLAALRGGIKTVFIPEENEKDLAEIPDNVKQGLQIIPVKHVSEVLSQALVSKPEPIEWDEAAEEAAAAAKAKSEDTVSSPVAH
- a CDS encoding HU family DNA-binding protein, producing the protein MSRATAPATGRSTSVSKASATAKARKKVPADKTILSTDEDVLHADTPEETSSASVPKAPAEAVPVAVEDLPIVPQPELRKKELVDLAVERSGIKKRDAKPAIEAALAVLGEALSEGRELNLAPFGKMKVTRMKKAGNGQIINARVRQPDDDKINAPDPLAQAAE